A single region of the Triticum dicoccoides isolate Atlit2015 ecotype Zavitan chromosome 2B, WEW_v2.0, whole genome shotgun sequence genome encodes:
- the LOC119363895 gene encoding mavicyanin-like: MAANPDREVCHRAGRGGKMLLPVMAVLAAVVLASLPSAAVATNYTVGDEKGWNPKVDYTSWVKKHRPFYKGDWLLFEYQNGRSDVVQVDEVGYDNCDKESAISSHSKGTSYAFQLKEAKDYFFICSYGYCYSGMKLAVTAKKGPASSSPDSGSSSSSSSSPAAKSSSKSAAPPIAARNAAPLAAAVGAAAMLLRML; the protein is encoded by the exons ATGGCTGCCAATCCAGATCGGGAGGTGTGCCACCGggcagggagaggagggaagatgcTGCTGCCGGTGATGGCCGTCTTGGCGGCGGTGGTGCTGGCGTCGctgccgtcggcggcggtggcgaccAACTACACGGTGGGCGACGAGAAGGGGTGGAACCCCAAGGTGGACTACACCTCCTGGGTGAAGAAGCACCGCCCCTTCTACAAGGGCGACTGGCTCC TGTTCGAGTACCAGAATGGGCGGTCGGACGTGGTGCAGGTGGACGAGGTCGGGTACGACAACTGCGACAAGGAGAGCGCCATCAGCAGCCACAGCAAGGGGACCAGCTACGCGTTCCAGCTCAAGGAGGCCAAGGACTACTTCTTCATCTGCAGCTACGGCTACTGCTACTCCGGCATGAAGCTCGCCGTCACCGCCAAGAAGGGCCCCGCCTCTTCCTCCCCCGACtccggctcatcctcctcctcctcctcctcgccggccgccaAGTCATCCTCCAAATCCGCCGCCCCCCCCATCGCCGCCCGCAACGccgctcccctcgccgccgccgtgggCGCCGCGGCCATGCTACTCAGGATGCTCTGA